The region AATAGATGGTAAGGTGGAGCTGTGCCAAAAATCTTGGCATACAAAATAGGCCAGTTGTCAACTACGAGTGGCTATAATTTATTTTGTAGCATAATCAATTTCAAATATCAATCATATATGATTCTTTAATTTGTTATTGACCATGTTAGTTTTAGTGATGTGAGTTGAGAATTGTAGAGGTGGTCATGTGCTCATGGACCCATTTGATTTATTTGTAGTAAAGCATATGAATTTGTTCTTTGTTTGGTAGATAGATGTCTGATATCAAGAACATTTCGCATGCGATTTGCTACTGTATCTTAATAGTGACTACTTTACAGATATTATTTGTGCAGTACTTCACATTTCTTGATTGTTGATGTATTACCTTCCATAATATGTTTCTGTGAGCCCAGCTTCTACTCCATTCTTTGGGCGGATTTTAGCCCGAAAGTGACTTCCACATCATAGTGATAGAATTCGATATTCTGGAAAGATGAAGGCTAGCAGTATGGTTCATGGTTTTCACATTGTTTTCTCTGTGCAAGTTGTGCATGATGGTTGAAATATATTTGCATTTTCGGAACGGATTATCCCGTTTAGATGCTATTGCTGATGATTATAGAACTCCCTTGTCGAGTGTTTTACCCCTTTCATTGTTTGTGGCTTGAAAGCTTGATAAATTATGAAATGAAGTTGCAGAACTTCTAAGGAGTCTTGAAAATCTTCAAAAACTGAATAGTCCGAGCACTACACTACAAGAAGGCGACGAATCGAGTTACTACGTGCAATTTTGTGTTGCATATCATACCTTGAATGTTTATTCTGTTATATGCATGTCAATACATAAGTTTCACTTGTCAACCTAATGAGTAATATTATGGACCAAAATTCTCAACAAAATTTCTGTTCATCTCAAACATTTTGGTGGTATGAATTGGAGGTTTCTAGATGTCACCATTAGTCATTCTTTAATTTTTCCACCCATAAAGATGCTGCAACAGAGATCAGGAGACATGTAGGTGAGCAATTACTGGTCTTCAACTGCATCGAAATGTCAATATCACTTTTGTAAAAATAAAAGGTACTAGCAAAATCACTTTTGTAAATATATATTACCACTTTTGTAGAGTTAAACAACAAAAACCCCACGTCTCTTATTCTATTTTCTCTCATCTGCAAGACTCTAGATGAAACGTCATTTTCGTGCTAATATCAAAGCATTTGGGCAGCTAAATCTAATCCCAGTCAGAAATGTCCACCAAGAATTGCATTCATTTTAATAACTAAAATACAAAGCTCGACCCTCTAATCCTGCAAACATGAGGTCCAGGTTTCATGACAAATAACTGGTGGAGCATGATAATGACATCCCTTTATTTTGAATTAATGATTACGCCATTATATTTTGTCTCCCTTCTATTATGTATAGATAGTGTCATGCATAAAATAAGTCTAAGTAAACATTTGCAGGACATTTCACAATGTTGAGACTTGAGATATAATTTGAGTAGTCCACCCGCCTGTTAGATGTTATATTTAACAAGTAACTTGCTTCATCAATTTCACAACAGATTATTTACATCTCCTTCAATACATAATAGAAACTAACTGGCCATATGTGTGTCCTCGAAAATAATTTTTGCCTTCAGCAGCGGGATTCTTGACATTATTCACGGACAGAACAGACAAACAGTCTCTCATCTCAAAAGGGCCACAGGTCTCCCCACTGAGATCCTTTTGCCTGCTTATGCAGTGCAGGATTTTTACCCTTTGTTACAACAATCCGCTCGAAAACACCCTCTGATCCCTCGCGATTGACTGCTCGACAAACATCCATCTCAACCCGCTTTCCCCTTTTTTGGGGACTGTAAATAATTCTTCCCCAGCCACTCCCAAGATCAGCACGACTCACTTCtccatcttcatcttcatcttcattagTATCATTTGCGATATCAGAGCCGCAGGAAAGGGGATCCTCTTCTTCTGGAACAATCTCAGCATCTAAATCAAACTGATCATCTGTCAACATTGtgtaaaaaataattaaaattttgaactAAAAAAATGTTTAGTGTTTTGCAAAGCTCCGCAACCTGAATAGACAAGTGATAATTTTCATTGCCCAACTTGCAATCAGTATTAACTTGTGCATAAAGGACATACCCAAGTCAATCTCAAAATCTTCTGGATTTCGCTTATCATGCTGCTCCTTCAATGAATCAAACTTCACACCATCAAGCGGCCAAGATTCTCTGTTCATTACAAAATCGCAACAATAACCAAAAAATACAATAGAAACTGATCAGAAGAACATTTAATGCGCATTAAGCTACAAcagatatacaaaaaaaaaatGGCCCAAGTTATATAAATGTGAATTTTGTCGCGCATGAACACTGTACTTGCCTTGGTCGTTGTCCTCGTCTGAAGGCAATAAAACAAAATTTTTCATCCTCAAAGCCACGTAACGGCTGGCCCTTGGATCTCTATATATTACaaaaaagaattaaaaaaaaaagagaacCATCAGGATTGGCAATATATTTCCCCTAAACTTTAAAGGTCTATTACACTCTGTAGCATGAACAGCGGAGAAAAGATCTAACACAATTTGACAGAAAAGAGGGTAAAAATCTACCATATAGACAGGGAAATAAGAATTAAGCAATGTCATATTTGCATGAGATAGGCATGTATGTCCTGTTCATTATGCAACAACCACATGTATTTCTGTTCAGCAATACATGTGGTTAAATCACAAAATTGATGATCTAACAACTTAGAAAAAACAAGTATAGTATATGACTTGCTTCAGATATTAACCTTATATGCACGTTGTGATGTTGTCCTCTCCAGGCGTTGAACAAAATGACAATATTTTCCAGTCTTATCTAAAGGGCAAGCACCATCATGAGGGCACTACAATGAATTGATGAAAAAAATGCACTGTTAAAGTCTGAAAGGCAAAACACGTTATCCAGGAAAATTGATACAATTAAGAGAAGATTCAACTCACTGGAGCAACTATATGCGCATCACTTTTGAGAGTCATAAAATCTCTAGAAGCATCATTAGGTGTATTTTCCAATTTGCGGCATTTCTGAAGTGCCATGAAGATAATAAAGCTCAAAATTTGACACAAATTCCTCCCTGGGTAAAAGTAAAAATCAAGCCTTTCAAGTAAAGTTAAGGAAAGGACATCATCTATACCCTTTTTTCCTTCCATAGAATATGAGATCGCATTTGAGATATAATATTAGCTCCATGAGGTGTTCCAGGCTCGACCAACACCTGCTCCATATAGAAGATTATTATAAGAACCGACTACTCAAAGCATTTAAGAAGATACaatttgaaaaataaaatattgcGAAGTTGGATAAACATTGAAGACAGAAAAGGTGAAGTATTAGGCAGTCTCACAGAGATAATTCTATTGCTTATAGTGGTCATCTGGAGATAAAAAAAGAGATACTTCAACAGTGAGTAAAAGTTGAAAGTTCAAATTAAACTTTCAACTATAGCTTTTATTGAAAATGTTAAATGTTCTGCAAACAAGATTATCATGGGAGAGATTAGTGTAGGACTAAGTAATGCTAGTTTTGGGTTCATAGGCTGTGCCATTTGTCGCACATGTTTCCTCTATATTATTTGTGCCACACTGATGGTCCTCTTCAGGGTACTCGTAAAAGAATATAATAATTCACATCAATATAGAACAGGAAGGAAAAAGGGAAGGTCTACAAAAATTAGTGAAGGGACATGATAACATCCAATGAAACTGGGAAGGATAATCATAAAATGAAGATATCTGCCatacaatttttttttttctAATTGCAGGAAAGATATATCTTTAACCAACCAGATTATGATTGACCCAAGCATAACGAGCATAAACTTGTAGTACAAGATACTAGTAATGTACATTGCTATTTGCATATTAACCCCAAATTCAGGTATGTAAAAAGTAACCACAATACTTAAAAAtttaatgtacatatacaaaatCTAAATGGAACTTAAGACTCACCAAAACATCCTGAGTCAGATCCCAAAGTTGGCGAACAATAGTTAGTCTGTCTTTCAATGAGGGTATTTCTCCAAGAACGTAAGACTTCACAGAAAGTAACAAAATATCATCAGATTTTCAATCTTATTAATCGGAATTTAACGCAACGATAAAAGAATAAGGCACTAATGCGCACACACACATCAGTGGGTTAGATGTGAGGTGTGAGC is a window of Apium graveolens cultivar Ventura chromosome 11, ASM990537v1, whole genome shotgun sequence DNA encoding:
- the LOC141697579 gene encoding LOW QUALITY PROTEIN: uncharacterized protein LOC141697579 (The sequence of the model RefSeq protein was modified relative to this genomic sequence to represent the inferred CDS: inserted 1 base in 1 codon), with product MAALISDALPKYTAETLRSAAKQSQRYAVVPPHLRQAIENFLQEKEEPHMKRNVLRLSESFNDIKDVNLQLATTTSKELVEDPLKSMESSKRWKIKSSYGNTGLKYREDQTVAYVASRMPAVFSACQRVLREVRRRVPGFSPRRXLDFGAGTGSAMWAVREVWPRSLERIHLIEPSQSMQRAGQSLIKDLKDLPLIQSYSSIQALTQSINKADREHDLVIASYVLGEIPSLKDRLTIVRQLWDLTQDVLVLVEPGTPHGANIISQMRSHILWKEKRKCRKLENTPNDASRDFMTLKSDAHIVAPCPHDGACPLDKTGKYCHFVQRLERTTSQRAYKRSKGQPLRGFEDEKFCFIAFRRGQRPRESWPLDGVKFDSLKEQHDKRNPEDFEIDLDDQFDLDAEIVPEEEDPLSCGSDIANDTNEDEDEDGEVSRADLGSGWGRIIYSPQKRGKRVEMDVCRAVNREGSEGVFERIVVTKGKNPALHKQAKGSQWGDLWPF